GGACTCGACGGGAAGAGGGTTTCTGCTGCTCGCTGCGTTTGGCTACGTGGAAAAAATGACGGTGGCGGTGGGAgacgccgggggggcccgggagcCGATGCGGGGTCGTGCGGAGAGAGCCGGGAGCCCCGCGAAGAGCCGCGGGGCAAGCTGTAAAACCGTGTGCTGTCCGCTATGTACAACCGAGGGTCTCTATGCCCGAGGCGAGCCTCCtggccggccgccgcggccctttAGGAGCCCAGATCCACCAGGCTGGACGTGAGGGGTCCCAGCAGCGAGTCCTGGAGCTGGTGGCCCTGGAGGCTCTGCGAGGCGGCCAGGCCGCCCAGGCCGTAGCCGGAGCCCCTGGCgtggcccaggctgccctgcagcagcagcaccgagTTCTGCTCCGGGCTCTGCGGCGGCGAAAACTCCTCCTCGGAGCTGGACAGGAGCGGCTTGCTGCCGTCCAGGGGCGAGAGCTGGTTCGGCTTGTTGGGGGCCGCGTTGTTGTTCTCCGTGTTCTCCCTGCGGAAGGCAGAAACACAGCGGGGCCGTCaccgcgggggccgccgcgcagcacggggggcccggcgtgaccGTGCGAGCCGGGGCCTCTCCCCAGGCAGcgttagaaaaaaaaaggaaagaaagcggCTAATATTTTAATAACGGATCGTCTCGGCAGCTGCCGCTCTTGGCCTCCTATTTAGACAGCTGCGCCGCATCATGTCAGCCCAAGCGCCTGTTAATTTAGGTGAGGAGGGAAGGTCGGGCAGCGGTGGTGGAGGGGGGACAATTTTCTTCCTATCGTTTTAATTTAATCTAAGCCTAAAGCGCGGCTCCGCGGGGACGCGCTCGGGAAGCTCGTCTCGGAAAgggccgccgcggagcccggggcagcgccgcccgctccccgccccccccccgccggccccgggccgcccggcgccctgcccggcagcgcggcgcggtCCGCGCGCTCCctcggggccgccggggcggaaGGCACCGAACAaaggcggcggcggagcggcccgGAGAGGCCGGTGAGGGGCTCGCTGCCCGCGGgcaggtggggccggggccgcggcgcccagcgcggagctccccgctccctccccgctccgccggcgCGGAAAGCAGCGCGGTGCCAGCGGGCAGCGCGTTTGCAGCGGGGAGCGACGCGCAGCTCTCCGCGGCGGGAgggaaaaagaggggggaaaaaaaggggggaaaaaaggaaaacgcGAGAAAAGCACGCGAGCGGGTTGCGGGGAGCGAGTCctcccccgggcccggccccggccccggccccggcccggcgctgcccggcggccgcagcgcggagcccggccggggccgccggcctcccccgagcccccggcgcggagcgcggcgggcgggtCGGTACCTTTCCTTCGCCTCGGCCGCCCGGTCGCGCTGCCGCCGGTTCTTGAACCAGTTGCTGACCTGGGTGGTGGTGAGGCCGGTGGCCTCGGCCAGCTCGCGCTTCTCGCGCGGGGACGGGTAGGGGTTGTGCGCGTACCACTCGCGCAGCACGCCCCGCGACTTCTCCTTGAAGCAGTAGCTGGTCTCCTCGCCGTCCCAGATGGTGCGCGGCAGCGGGAACTTGCGCCGCACGCGGTACTTGCCCACGGCGCCCAGCGGCCGCCCGCGCAGCTTCTCCGCCTCCACGTAGTGCGCCTtgagccagagctgctgcagcttggGGTGGTTGTGCGGCGAGAACTGGTGGCTCTCCAGGATCTTGTAGAGCTCGCGGAAGTTGCCGCGGTGGAAGGCCACCACGGCCTTGGCCTTGAGCACGCTCTCGTTCTTGTGCAGGTGGTCGCAGGCCGGCAGCGACCACAGGAACCGGCCCAGCCGCTCCAGGTTCCCGCCCTGCTGCAGCACCTCGCACACGCAGGCGACCTGCTCCTGCGTGAAGCCGAAGGACGGCAGCATCGACatggccggggcggcggcggcgcggcggcggggagcaggcggcggccgcggccgggccctgTGCGCGCCCCAAGCGCGGATGctcggcgcggcgccgcggggactttgcggccgctccgccgccgcggcgcttAAAGCGCccgagcccccgcgccgcgctgatTGGGCGCCCgcggctcggcccccgccgccgcggcccggcccggcccggcccggcccagcccagcccagccccgcgcgccccggcgggCAGAGcctcggcggggcgggcggggcctgGCGCTGCGCTTCCCGCCGCCGCCTCTGCGCGGGTGCGGCCgcggcgaggggggggggggggggggacacccgcGCCCGCCGCCTGCTAGGGGCGCATCtctgggaaaaaggaaaaaaacagcaaaaagcaaaaaaaaaaaaacttctggcCGCCTTCTCCCTTTCTGTGCTCCTTCCCCCGCGCCCCTCGGAGCGGCTCGCTCCGGGCCAGCCCGCGTTTAATTACCTTAATGCCGGGGATGAATTAATAATGGCTCGGCGAAGCGCGGGCGCAGCACGCCGAGCCGCTCGGCGGAGCGAGGGGGCACCGCCGCCCGGACGCGGGTGAGGGGCGCCCGCGGCTGCCCCAGCGCGGCTCGCCCCGAGGAGAGCGGCCGTGCGCCGGGCAGCCaagccgccgcggccggcggcgcttCCCTTACCCTAATCCTCATTTGCACACCTCGCTCGAAAGcaattattgaaaaaaattagaaaacaattAGCCTGCCTAAGCCAAGATAATGTATTGTCAGGAGCCGGGACGGGCTGAGAGATGAGGACAATGCGCCGAGATAAGGGCGAGGGAATGGTGGGAAGAGGGTGTCTTTATGACTATTTATCTTTGATTAGATAAGCAGGAGCCAGGATTTAAGCACCCTCCAGAAGGGTTTTGATTAAGGAACGCGCTCACTTAGTGGGTGCTAATAACAATCGCGGGGCTCTTTAAAACCTGTTTGTCTCCGCTAAATACATTTTGATTTGTTTGACTTTAAACGCTTCAAGTTAAGAGCAGCGCGTTTGCGGCCGAGGCGCACAAGGGCTCcgaggcggcgccggcggccgctgcccgccgcctccgcgctgctccgcgctgccccgcgcaaAGCCCCGCTTTTCCTCCGGGGCTGCGGGTCCCCGGCGGGAGCCGAGGGCAgagcgggcgccgcggccccgccggtgCAGTGCGAGGGAAAAGGCCGCTCTCGGTGTTTTGGTGCGCCTCGGCTGTTGTTTTTCCCATAGATTTCGTGTCTCGGGGCTGTTTAAAATAAGCCGCTGCCACACGGTCTGCGCGGCGGCTTCACTGTGTGCGCCGGAGTCGGGGCACTTCTATATCCCATGACCATGTGTCTGGTAATTTTCCCTTGCCATTTTATTTTAGTACTTATGATGTTTCAGATGAAGTCTTAAAGAGCTGCAATGTCCTCCCAGAAGGAATGTCTGCTTGGAACAGATCCTTATTGACAAGGCAGCTGTGTGGGGACCGGAACGGAGCCTTAAACCCGGCTCGAAAATCAACTAATACCCTAAAGTCTGGAGCAAGTGCGCAGAATTACAGCGCATGGGCTTGCAGCCTCCCGCGCCCGCTTCCCGGAGGAGAAGTGCCACGGCCAGCTGCGAGCCCGGGGGTGGGCTCCCcctgcctttttcccccctttttttccccctaatgagATGGTCAGTTCGGGAAAAGTGCAGACCTGAGGGTTTATACCTTCGGgatgaggaggagaaaaatataaagCCGCCTGGGGAAGATCCTCGCCTTTTTAACGAGACCGATTTCTATTTCCCTCGCCTCTCCCTCTCCgctcctttttcatttaaaaggccGACCAAAATAAACATTGCTATTGTTAGGAATAAGCAAATTGTCCTGATGCGGCCAGCGGTGGAGCTGAGAGGGACAAGAACGAGGTTTTAGCCAAGATTTCTGCGCTGTTTCGGAGTGGTACTTTATTCCTCCGTGTCATCAAAATTCACGCAAGGAGGGGAGCGGCTGTGGTTCGCTCGCTGGGGTCTATCTAGTAGTTAAATCCTGCTGATGAGAAACGGTCATGATGAATGTTAATTATTGGCCGGGATTGGTTTTCCTAAAATGGAAGCCTTTCGCTTTAAACCACTAAAAGAGGTGAAATGGCACGAATTTACAAACCACGCGAACCCATTTAGCCTTTTAAAATCACACAGAAATGGTTCGTAGCAGCTAAAAGgcggagaaaaaaaaggaaaaaggaaaaaatgttgatgCGAATAATTGAATAGCGACGAAGCAGCGCGGAGCCGCCTGCACCCTCCTCGCC
This window of the Dromaius novaehollandiae isolate bDroNov1 chromosome 5, bDroNov1.hap1, whole genome shotgun sequence genome carries:
- the SIX1 gene encoding homeobox protein SIX1; its protein translation is MSMLPSFGFTQEQVACVCEVLQQGGNLERLGRFLWSLPACDHLHKNESVLKAKAVVAFHRGNFRELYKILESHQFSPHNHPKLQQLWLKAHYVEAEKLRGRPLGAVGKYRVRRKFPLPRTIWDGEETSYCFKEKSRGVLREWYAHNPYPSPREKRELAEATGLTTTQVSNWFKNRRQRDRAAEAKERENTENNNAAPNKPNQLSPLDGSKPLLSSSEEEFSPPQSPEQNSVLLLQGSLGHARGSGYGLGGLAASQSLQGHQLQDSLLGPLTSSLVDLGS